The Musa acuminata AAA Group cultivar baxijiao chromosome BXJ2-2, Cavendish_Baxijiao_AAA, whole genome shotgun sequence genome contains the following window.
CTTCTCTGCCATCACCATTCTTGCAAATATCGGCACTGCATAGCCACCAACCCATCCAACTGTGCAAATGGAAGTGATGGCAGTGAACACCACATTAACTTTAAGGATCGGGAGGCCGAGCAGGATGCAAATGGCTGCACACAGCCATACTGCATTGGCAGGAACCTTGTGCTTGGGGTGTATTTTCCGCCATACCGACGAGAACGGGATTCCTTGGTCCCTCGATAATGCATACACCTGCGAGTAGTAATAGTAGTGATAATCATGTTTCGTCTTACTTTGATTGAGTAGTaggataatcaaggctcataagaGGTGAGATTTATCTCCATTTATGTGCTTGCATCGTTAAAGACAAATGATTATACATTGCTGACTTACCACTCTGGCAGCACTTGTCGTGATCGAAAGGCCGCCGAAGAAGAAGGAACCCCAGATGACAAACAGCAAGACAATGGCTCCGGCAGAGTTATTGTACCTCCCATGGAATGCATCATACAGAATCTGTGCCGGCACAAAGGCACCAGCCGTCTCATTGCCAGTATCATACAGGTAATTAAAGTCCTGCAATAGGAAACATCCTCAACATGATGAACAAGTCAAGCCATGGCACCAATAAGAGTATCAGAGTTGGAAACAGTACCTGGATGCTGAAAGTGAGAGCTAAGATGTATGCCCATCCGAACACCGAGATGATTCCGATACTTGACAGAATAGCGATCGGACCATTCCTATCTGCGCCTTTCGTTTCCTCCGTTAGATGGGCAGCGGCATCGTATCCGTATAGCGAATACTGGCTTACAAGAATAGATAAGATGACTGCATATGCCTTGCTGGTAATACCGGTCGAATCTGGGGCTGTTTCGAAGTGAGTGAACACATAGGAAGCAGGCTTGGTGGTGAGAGACACCAAGGGAAGCATGATCACTATAACTGAACCCCCAATCACCTGCATCATCATTACCATCCATATGATCAATGTTGGAACACGTTTTATGCAATTTCAGATGCTACAAAATGGATTAAGATCTGCAAATAGACACTAGGAACACAGTACACATCATCACATCAGGTAAACACACGGTAGACATCAACCTTATCTGATTACATGCCAATCTGCAGCTCATATAAGATGCCAGAAAAAAGCAATGGAGTGGGACAGATGAGGCTACCATGTGGATAAACATTTACCTGCCACCATATAGAGATTATATCGATTATGGCAATGACTTCCAATGCAAATGTGTTGAGGACTGCCCATATAATTGTAAGACAAATGTACATAGCTAGAAAGACTCCTCGAGGTGCAAAATATCCACCACCTTTGTTTGTCCCAGTGCATAATAGAATGATACTTTGCAGTACTTGTGACCCTGCATAAGCCTGGGACAACAAAATCATCTTCAGATTAATAGCAATATCGGTAGAATGACTACTTCCGATCTTTTTTCTAGCAGAATTAAGTACTTTTAGATGATCAAACCATTGATTTTGCATTGTTCTTGTAGAGAGTATGATCGAAAGAGTCTACTGGTAGTGTTACAATTACATAGATATGACAAAGAAAAATTTTAGATTATCAAACCTGAGTGCCTATTCCAGCAATAAGTCCGATAGCCTCCAACCAAGCACAACACCATGATGCAAAGGGACCCCATACAGGTCCAGCCAAATGAGCAGCCCAAAAGTACAGTGAACCAGTGGTctgtcaaaaattaaaattagctTAACGAGTGTTTTCGCCAATAGAATATTGCATATAGTTCCGCAAATTTGCCGTATTACACTGTATATTCCATATGATTATCCTACTATAAATCA
Protein-coding sequences here:
- the LOC135605559 gene encoding amino-acid permease BAT1 homolog, which gives rise to MVEMDSGEKRLNELGYKQELRREMTLFKTLAISFSTMTLFTGITPLYGSSLLYAGPASLVWGWVVVSFFTWFVGIAMAEICSSFPTTGSLYFWAAHLAGPVWGPFASWCCAWLEAIGLIAGIGTQAYAGSQVLQSIILLCTGTNKGGGYFAPRGVFLAMYICLTIIWAVLNTFALEVIAIIDIISIWWQVIGGSVIVIMLPLVSLTTKPASYVFTHFETAPDSTGITSKAYAVILSILVSQYSLYGYDAAAHLTEETKGADRNGPIAILSSIGIISVFGWAYILALTFSIQDFNYLYDTGNETAGAFVPAQILYDAFHGRYNNSAGAIVLLFVIWGSFFFGGLSITTSAARVVYALSRDQGIPFSSVWRKIHPKHKVPANAVWLCAAICILLGLPILKVNVVFTAITSICTVGWVGGYAVPIFARMVMAEKRFKPGPFYLGRATRPICLVAFLWICYTCSVFLLPTLYPIKWDTFNYAPVALGICLTLVMLWWVLDARKWFKGPVRNIDVQDGKV